A stretch of the Paenibacillus dendritiformis genome encodes the following:
- the pckA gene encoding phosphoenolpyruvate carboxykinase (ATP), with amino-acid sequence MGRITVITKNKEKSQLDSLHVDASHRNMAVAKLVESALLNGEGHLTSTGALQVTTGKYTGRSPKDKFIVREADTADHVAWGDVNQALTPEQFDSLYNKTIDYMKSRKLFVFDGYAGADRAYRLPVRFINEYAWQNLFVHQLFIRPAADELLSYEPEFTVIAMPGVKADPAEDGTNSETFIAISFARKTVLIGGTHYAGEMKKSIFSVLNYLLPFRGVMPMHCSANVGEAGDTALFFGLSGTGKTTLSADPERRLIGDDEHGWSDTGVFNFEGGCYAKCIGLTREKEPQIWNAIRFGSVLENVWIDAGTGEADYKNNAFTENTRAAYPIDYIEDSIIPGTAGHPNVIIFLTADAFGVLPPVSKLTKEQAMYHFLSGYTSKLAGTERGVAEPEATFSTCFGGPFLPLRPNVYAEMLGDKITKHGVKVYLVNTGWSGGPYGIGERMNLAFTRAMVKAIMNGSIEKASFAPHPVFGMLIPDTVPFVPQELLDPRNVWADKAAYDRKAKQLAQLFAQNFEKFSGAADAIKQAGPRL; translated from the coding sequence ATGGGGAGGATAACCGTGATCACGAAAAACAAGGAAAAATCTCAATTAGACAGTTTGCATGTCGATGCATCTCACCGAAATATGGCGGTTGCCAAGCTGGTGGAGTCCGCTCTCCTGAACGGAGAGGGCCATCTTACCTCGACAGGCGCCCTGCAAGTGACGACAGGCAAATATACGGGACGTTCTCCGAAGGATAAGTTTATCGTCAGGGAGGCGGATACGGCTGACCATGTTGCTTGGGGAGATGTGAATCAGGCTCTTACTCCCGAGCAATTCGATTCGCTGTACAACAAAACGATTGACTATATGAAGAGCCGCAAGCTCTTCGTGTTCGACGGGTATGCAGGGGCGGACCGGGCCTATCGCCTGCCTGTCCGCTTTATTAACGAATACGCGTGGCAAAATTTATTCGTTCATCAGCTGTTTATCCGTCCGGCGGCAGATGAATTGTTGTCGTATGAACCTGAATTTACGGTGATTGCGATGCCTGGCGTGAAGGCGGATCCGGCTGAGGACGGGACGAATTCCGAGACGTTCATTGCCATTTCCTTCGCAAGAAAGACCGTTCTGATCGGCGGAACCCACTATGCGGGCGAGATGAAGAAGTCGATTTTCAGCGTGCTGAACTATTTGCTTCCCTTCCGCGGCGTCATGCCGATGCACTGTTCGGCGAATGTCGGGGAGGCTGGAGATACGGCGTTGTTTTTCGGATTATCGGGAACAGGCAAGACAACGCTGTCGGCCGACCCCGAACGCCGCTTAATCGGCGATGACGAGCATGGCTGGTCCGATACGGGCGTATTCAACTTCGAAGGCGGCTGCTATGCCAAATGCATCGGGCTGACCCGGGAGAAAGAGCCGCAAATCTGGAATGCGATCCGGTTCGGCTCGGTTCTGGAAAATGTGTGGATAGACGCCGGAACCGGGGAGGCGGACTACAAGAATAACGCATTTACGGAGAATACGCGGGCCGCTTATCCCATCGATTATATTGAAGACTCGATCATACCCGGAACCGCCGGTCATCCGAATGTCATTATCTTTTTGACCGCCGATGCCTTTGGCGTGCTGCCGCCGGTATCCAAGCTGACCAAGGAGCAGGCGATGTATCACTTCCTGTCCGGCTATACCTCCAAGCTGGCGGGTACGGAACGCGGCGTAGCCGAACCGGAAGCGACCTTCTCGACCTGCTTCGGCGGTCCCTTCCTTCCGTTGAGACCGAATGTGTATGCGGAGATGCTCGGCGACAAAATCACGAAGCACGGCGTGAAGGTTTATCTGGTCAATACAGGGTGGAGCGGCGGTCCTTACGGAATTGGCGAGCGGATGAATCTAGCGTTCACAAGAGCCATGGTCAAGGCGATTATGAATGGAAGCATCGAGAAGGCGTCCTTCGCTCCTCATCCTGTATTCGGCATGCTTATTCCTGATACGGTGCCGTTCGTTCCCCAAGAACTGCTCGATCCGAGGAACGTATGGGCGGATAAAGCGGCCTATGATCGCAAAGCGAAGCAGCTCGCGCAGCTCTTTGCCCAAAATTTCGAAAAATTCAGCGGCGCAGCGGATGCGATCAAGCAGGCCGGACCGCGGCTGTAG
- a CDS encoding TOMM precursor leader peptide-binding protein, protein MSTVVVIGEGMLADMVCRRLSGFAVARRLDFSGGIPEAELALVLQDQDNSGLHLEADAALRPLAIPWLCAYVFLGEGVIGPLMRPGTAGCFQCAETRLSLAGSSRKEVEEMLMKLVAPDYVPEYTAEISPAGFRYMAHIIAAETARALQGGTANSEGHIYLINFDKLSSTLHFVLPNGTCPVCGRLPDDSPEAAEITLRPSPKLDNSYRCRPLGELRESLLRDYWDSRIGMFNDKKFDLVSAFAGAAVNLPLGYYDEVTGGRSHSYADSQLAAILEGLERFCGTTPRGKRTVVIDSYSRLRDTAMDPSRAGFHAKEQFELPDFSFTPFDPEAPMEWVWGYSFLQERPILVPHLLAYYSLGYGGGFAYETSNGCAVGGSLEEAILYGIFEVVERDSFLMTWYARLPVPRLDPDSSGDRELSMMLHRVRAVTGYEVLLYNTTMENGIPSIWAIAKGRAEHHVNLVCAAGAHLDPVRAAKGAIYELSGMIPAAEGRWKKRGPEAEAMLQDSYRVQQMEDHALLYSLPQAEERLRFLLEEHRPVRTFAEEFPSVPAHEDLRDDLEQILQLFRSLQLDVIVVDQSSSETLRNGLRCVKVLIPGMLPMTFGHHLRRLEGLDRVLEVPMKLGYVNRRLTPPELNPYPHPFP, encoded by the coding sequence TTGAGCACTGTCGTTGTCATTGGGGAGGGGATGCTTGCGGACATGGTCTGCCGACGTCTGTCCGGCTTCGCCGTAGCCCGCAGATTGGATTTCAGCGGAGGCATTCCAGAGGCGGAGCTGGCGTTGGTGCTTCAGGATCAAGACAACTCCGGCTTGCATCTTGAAGCGGATGCGGCGCTGCGGCCGCTCGCTATTCCTTGGTTATGCGCTTATGTCTTTTTGGGAGAAGGGGTGATAGGGCCGCTTATGCGTCCGGGAACGGCCGGATGCTTTCAGTGCGCGGAAACGCGGCTCTCTTTGGCGGGAAGCAGCCGCAAAGAGGTGGAGGAAATGTTGATGAAGCTGGTCGCGCCGGATTATGTTCCGGAATATACGGCTGAGATATCCCCGGCGGGATTTCGTTATATGGCGCATATCATCGCGGCAGAAACGGCCAGAGCGCTCCAGGGCGGCACAGCGAATTCGGAAGGACATATTTATTTAATCAACTTCGACAAGTTGAGCAGCACCCTCCATTTTGTCCTGCCCAATGGGACTTGTCCGGTCTGCGGCCGCTTGCCGGATGATTCGCCGGAAGCGGCTGAAATAACGCTGAGGCCGTCCCCTAAGCTTGATAACAGCTACCGCTGCCGGCCGCTTGGCGAGCTGCGGGAGAGCTTGCTCCGGGATTATTGGGACAGCCGCATCGGAATGTTCAATGACAAGAAATTCGATCTCGTATCCGCCTTTGCCGGCGCGGCCGTCAATCTTCCGCTGGGCTATTATGACGAGGTGACGGGAGGCCGTTCGCATTCGTACGCGGATAGCCAGCTGGCAGCCATACTGGAAGGGTTGGAACGATTTTGCGGCACGACGCCCCGCGGCAAGCGCACGGTCGTGATCGACAGCTATTCCCGGCTTCGGGATACGGCGATGGATCCGTCCAGGGCGGGGTTCCATGCGAAGGAGCAATTCGAGCTTCCCGATTTTTCGTTCACGCCATTCGATCCCGAAGCTCCGATGGAATGGGTGTGGGGCTATTCGTTCCTGCAGGAACGCCCCATCCTTGTTCCCCATCTGTTGGCTTATTACAGCCTGGGCTACGGAGGAGGCTTTGCCTACGAAACCTCGAACGGGTGCGCGGTCGGAGGAAGCCTGGAAGAGGCGATTTTGTACGGGATTTTCGAGGTGGTCGAGCGGGATTCCTTCCTGATGACCTGGTACGCGAGACTGCCTGTTCCGCGGCTCGATCCCGACTCGTCGGGAGACCGCGAGCTGTCGATGATGCTCCATCGTGTACGGGCGGTCACGGGATATGAGGTGTTGCTGTACAATACGACGATGGAGAACGGAATTCCGAGCATATGGGCGATAGCGAAGGGAAGGGCGGAGCATCACGTGAACCTCGTCTGTGCCGCGGGCGCTCACCTCGATCCGGTCCGGGCGGCGAAGGGGGCCATTTACGAGCTCTCCGGCATGATCCCGGCGGCGGAAGGGCGCTGGAAAAAGCGGGGGCCGGAAGCGGAAGCCATGCTCCAGGATTCGTACCGGGTGCAGCAAATGGAGGATCATGCGCTGCTGTACAGCCTGCCGCAAGCCGAGGAGAGACTCCGATTTTTGCTGGAAGAACATCGCCCTGTCCGAACCTTCGCCGAGGAGTTCCCTTCCGTGCCGGCGCATGAAGATTTGCGGGATGATCTGGAGCAGATTCTACAGCTGTTCCGCAGCCTTCAGTTGGATGTGATTGTCGTCGACCAGTCGTCCAGCGAGACGCTCCGCAACGGGCTGCGCTGCGTGAAGGTGCTGATTCCGGGAATGCTGCCTATGACGTTCGGCCATCATCTCCGCCGCCTGGAGGGCCTTGACAGGGTCCTGGAGGTGCCGATGAAGCTCGGGTATGTCAATCGCCGGCTGACGCCGCCGGAGCTTAATCCTTATCCGCATCCGTTCCCGTAA
- a CDS encoding pyridoxamine 5'-phosphate oxidase family protein, which translates to MRRKEFEVMDRAETERFLQEMSFGILGTIHPDGWPELTPLNFVYHNDCLYFHGSAAGQKMKNMKADQRVTFAVAKEYAIVPSYFTNPELACPATAFFKSVLIKGYAEILTDLAEKAEALSAFMRKLQPEGGYDPIDSENPAYTGQIKSTSVVRITVHELSAKYKFGQNMKPSAFEKVTAGLLERDKGLDRDTVALMEALCPHHRKNGGNENEARRK; encoded by the coding sequence ATGCGCAGAAAAGAATTTGAAGTGATGGACAGGGCCGAGACGGAACGATTTTTACAGGAGATGAGCTTCGGCATCCTGGGAACGATTCATCCGGATGGCTGGCCGGAGCTGACCCCGCTGAATTTTGTCTACCATAACGATTGCTTGTACTTTCACGGCAGCGCGGCCGGACAAAAAATGAAAAATATGAAAGCCGACCAGAGAGTGACGTTTGCCGTAGCCAAGGAATACGCGATCGTTCCGTCCTATTTTACGAATCCGGAGCTGGCGTGCCCGGCGACCGCTTTTTTTAAGTCCGTGCTTATTAAGGGATACGCGGAAATCTTGACGGATCTTGCGGAAAAAGCGGAGGCGCTCTCGGCGTTTATGCGCAAGCTTCAGCCGGAAGGGGGCTATGATCCGATTGATTCGGAGAACCCGGCTTATACCGGACAGATCAAAAGCACCTCGGTTGTCCGGATTACGGTTCATGAGCTGTCGGCCAAGTACAAATTCGGCCAAAATATGAAGCCGTCCGCTTTCGAAAAGGTGACCGCCGGCTTGCTTGAACGGGATAAGGGGCTGGACCGGGATACTGTGGCCCTGATGGAAGCCTTGTGTCCGCATCATCGAAAAAATGGCGGCAACGAAAACGAAGCAAGGCGAAAATAG
- a CDS encoding sensor histidine kinase, translating to MTNTVRSFRVKMILFFGLSMLLSGVLSFMLYKILQIYYLSIKYEYPRLTRIRHYMREIGDMNCFLLVFIPLSFLLFFFLTRRYAASFRVISNGINQLANGDFNSRIEIRSKDEVGGLARDVNLASEKLRQALARGDFAENGKEQAVLNLIHDLRAPLASAMSHLNLILQDEQMSGAQMRLYASNAMTKSQRLEKRIDELDEIMRVTYGKVTIDIKTVDLSELLIQLNEQLSPLFKKNRLKMRMNVTPHVMVRGDGELLARVFENLLTNAVRYGKKGVFIDIHCGMDASDAVVQAVCYGDGIPPEELPHIFDISYHRDKAGPDEEEDTGLGLFIAQNIVAQHHGTITAQSNVIRTLLEVRLPRNGAPEGHH from the coding sequence ATGACGAATACAGTCCGAAGTTTTCGAGTTAAAATGATTTTATTTTTTGGGTTGAGCATGCTTTTATCGGGCGTGCTCTCCTTTATGCTCTATAAGATCCTCCAGATCTATTATCTTTCGATCAAATATGAATATCCGCGATTGACACGAATTCGGCACTATATGAGAGAGATTGGGGATATGAACTGCTTTCTGCTTGTTTTTATTCCGCTCTCGTTCTTGTTGTTCTTTTTCCTGACCCGGCGCTATGCAGCTTCTTTTCGCGTCATTTCCAACGGAATCAATCAGCTTGCGAACGGCGACTTCAACAGCCGCATCGAGATTCGATCCAAGGATGAGGTCGGGGGCCTTGCGAGAGACGTCAATCTGGCAAGCGAAAAGCTGAGGCAAGCTTTGGCAAGGGGAGATTTCGCGGAAAACGGCAAGGAGCAAGCGGTCTTGAATCTGATCCATGATCTGCGCGCGCCACTGGCCTCCGCGATGAGTCATTTGAACTTGATTCTGCAGGACGAACAGATGTCTGGCGCACAAATGAGACTTTATGCGAGCAATGCGATGACGAAATCTCAACGGCTGGAAAAGCGGATTGATGAGCTAGACGAAATTATGCGAGTGACTTACGGCAAGGTTACAATCGATATAAAAACAGTCGATCTGAGCGAGCTTCTCATCCAGTTGAATGAGCAATTATCTCCCTTGTTCAAGAAAAACCGGCTCAAAATGCGCATGAATGTTACTCCGCATGTCATGGTGCGGGGCGATGGAGAGCTTTTGGCGCGCGTATTTGAAAACTTGCTGACGAATGCCGTCCGCTACGGCAAAAAGGGCGTGTTCATCGATATTCATTGCGGTATGGATGCAAGCGATGCGGTCGTTCAAGCGGTCTGTTATGGAGACGGCATACCGCCGGAGGAGCTGCCGCATATTTTCGATATCTCTTACCACCGGGATAAAGCAGGGCCGGATGAAGAGGAGGATACCGGTCTTGGCTTGTTCATTGCCCAAAATATTGTGGCGCAGCATCATGGCACGATTACAGCCCAAAGCAATGTCATTCGCACGCTCCTTGAAGTTCGTCTTCCGCGGAACGGCGCGCCTGAGGGCCATCATTAA
- a CDS encoding Gfo/Idh/MocA family protein, with protein MSNTVIRTGIIGGSLNNQWASQTHIPALRQSAHHRIAAIATSRIESAVHSAAAVGAPHAFTDHEALSGCPEVDLVVVSVKVPFHYEAVKAAIAAGKHVYCEWPLAATASQAEELAKLADQAGIHHAIGLQARHSAAVQDVKRRLERDEIGRILSCTMHVSTQGKGKFTDRKGAYLLQEENGATLLAINGGHSLDLLRYLLGDVKELSAMMNCNDTEATLLETGAKVAKDTADQIMVQGTLLNGASVSVHIQGGAYPAFLMEIQGEKGIIRLKQHRSFGHVQFGNLEVQQALYGSSMSLGAADESHFRTVHGGREQPESPMGNVSKAHELLAGDIQNGTFHSPDFHDAVRLHQLLESIRRAAVTGHRQKHI; from the coding sequence ATGAGCAATACCGTGATTCGAACCGGGATTATCGGCGGATCCTTAAATAATCAATGGGCAAGTCAAACGCATATTCCTGCGCTCCGGCAAAGTGCGCATCACCGGATCGCCGCAATCGCGACTTCCCGAATCGAGAGCGCGGTGCACAGCGCAGCCGCCGTGGGCGCCCCGCACGCGTTTACGGATCACGAGGCATTGAGCGGCTGTCCGGAAGTCGATCTGGTGGTCGTTAGCGTAAAGGTCCCTTTTCATTATGAGGCCGTCAAAGCAGCCATCGCGGCCGGGAAGCATGTCTATTGCGAATGGCCGTTGGCCGCGACGGCGAGTCAGGCGGAAGAGCTGGCCAAGCTTGCCGATCAAGCCGGAATCCATCATGCGATCGGCCTGCAGGCCAGGCATTCGGCGGCGGTTCAAGACGTCAAGCGGCGGCTCGAACGGGATGAGATCGGCCGCATTCTGTCCTGCACGATGCACGTATCCACGCAGGGCAAGGGCAAGTTCACGGACCGGAAGGGCGCTTACTTGCTGCAGGAGGAGAATGGAGCGACGCTGCTGGCCATTAACGGGGGACATTCTCTCGATCTGCTGCGCTATCTGCTCGGGGATGTTAAGGAGCTGTCCGCGATGATGAATTGTAATGACACCGAGGCGACTCTGCTTGAGACGGGAGCAAAAGTAGCCAAGGATACAGCCGATCAGATCATGGTTCAGGGCACGTTGCTTAATGGGGCCTCCGTGTCGGTGCATATTCAGGGCGGGGCGTATCCTGCATTTCTCATGGAGATTCAAGGGGAAAAGGGCATCATCCGGCTGAAGCAGCATCGCTCCTTCGGACATGTACAGTTCGGGAACCTGGAGGTGCAGCAGGCGTTATATGGTTCCAGCATGTCATTGGGAGCGGCGGATGAGAGCCATTTCAGGACGGTTCACGGGGGAAGGGAACAACCGGAATCACCGATGGGGAATGTAAGCAAGGCGCATGAACTGCTTGCCGGAGACATTCAAAACGGCACATTTCATTCGCCTGATTTCCATGATGCGGTTCGCTTGCATCAACTGTTGGAGTCGATTCGGCGCGCGGCGGTCACAGGCCACAGACAAAAGCATATCTGA
- a CDS encoding PLP-dependent aminotransferase family protein, whose translation MHFHIPYHMYTRKYPSKRLALYSAIRDCIASGVLVTGTRLPSSREMAALYGLSRGTVNEVYDMLSSEGYVTSGVGRGTFVTFQAPKPRAAELSRQDVYVLSDWGKRLNEQPDGREDNAAGCGGERRRIADFQAFGPDSHWFPIKEWNRCLYAQARMLAGSEQQQVGHSSLGDAALRDSIAQYIRRARGIAADASQIAVFNGSMQAIALAAQLLLNPGDRVVMENPGYAGAARAFEAAGGICIHAPVDGQGVIPDDWEAKLLMVTPNRQYPTGAVLTLDRRQQLLAWAAERNSLILEDDYDSVFRHRGRSLDPLKVLDREGRVIYIGSFTSTLLPHVRIGYAVLPPSLTPSFARAKTLYEPYPSNLLEQRTLAAWMNSGHYERHLRRMKRVYGRKFKLLRALLTDRLSSWFQWIESDAGLSLFGWWRGPSEQYIRYRALCLEAGILWPDTSVRDAASGSIRYGASFYFARLSEEELTHGVNQMRAIGLAMEAEER comes from the coding sequence ATGCACTTTCATATCCCCTACCATATGTACACCCGGAAATATCCGTCCAAGCGTCTCGCGCTCTATTCTGCCATTCGCGACTGCATCGCATCGGGAGTGCTCGTGACCGGTACGAGACTGCCTTCAAGCCGGGAAATGGCCGCATTGTATGGCCTGTCCCGCGGGACCGTCAACGAAGTATACGACATGCTATCCTCGGAGGGGTATGTGACGAGCGGCGTGGGGCGCGGAACCTTCGTAACGTTCCAGGCTCCGAAGCCGAGGGCGGCCGAATTATCCCGTCAGGACGTCTATGTGCTGTCCGACTGGGGGAAGCGGCTGAACGAACAGCCGGACGGGAGGGAAGACAATGCGGCCGGCTGCGGCGGGGAACGGAGAAGAATAGCCGATTTTCAGGCCTTCGGCCCCGATTCGCATTGGTTCCCGATCAAAGAATGGAATCGCTGCTTATATGCGCAGGCCAGAATGCTTGCCGGCAGCGAGCAGCAGCAAGTCGGCCATTCCAGCCTGGGGGATGCCGCGCTTCGGGACAGCATTGCCCAATATATAAGGCGGGCCCGTGGTATCGCGGCCGATGCGAGCCAGATCGCGGTCTTCAATGGCTCGATGCAAGCGATCGCCCTGGCCGCCCAGCTGCTGCTCAACCCCGGAGACCGGGTTGTAATGGAGAATCCGGGCTATGCGGGAGCGGCCAGAGCGTTTGAGGCCGCAGGCGGAATCTGTATCCATGCTCCCGTCGATGGGCAAGGGGTTATTCCGGACGACTGGGAAGCCAAGCTGCTTATGGTTACGCCGAACCGACAGTATCCAACCGGGGCGGTACTGACATTGGATCGGCGGCAGCAATTGCTGGCCTGGGCCGCCGAGCGCAATTCGCTGATCCTGGAAGATGATTACGACAGCGTGTTCCGCCACCGGGGCAGATCGCTGGACCCGCTCAAAGTGTTGGACCGTGAGGGACGCGTCATTTACATCGGGAGCTTCACCAGCACGCTGCTTCCCCATGTGCGCATCGGTTACGCCGTGCTGCCTCCGTCCTTGACCCCATCGTTCGCCAGAGCCAAGACGTTGTACGAGCCGTATCCGAGCAACCTGCTCGAGCAGCGCACGCTTGCGGCCTGGATGAACAGCGGACATTATGAACGGCATCTGCGGAGGATGAAAAGAGTGTACGGCCGGAAGTTCAAGCTCCTGCGCGCGCTGCTGACCGATCGCCTCTCGTCATGGTTCCAGTGGATCGAGAGCGATGCCGGACTCAGTCTGTTCGGATGGTGGCGCGGCCCGAGCGAACAATACATTCGCTACCGCGCCCTCTGCCTGGAAGCCGGGATCCTTTGGCCGGATACGAGTGTGCGTGACGCGGCCTCCGGCTCCATCCGGTATGGGGCTTCTTTTTATTTCGCCCGCCTGTCGGAGGAAGAGCTGACGCATGGCGTCAATCAGATGCGGGCCATTGGCCTGGCGATGGAGGCGGAGGAGCGATGA
- a CDS encoding SDR family NAD(P)-dependent oxidoreductase, protein MKRFERKVVIVTGGASGIGAAAVRLFAEEGAKVVIADLSEQGQGLRTELYAHGFDSYFIQTDVSKEDDVMRMVDQTVQRYGRLDVLFANAGIGSDGPTDQVDYEDWRRTIDINLTGVFLCNKHAIKQMLKQESKGAIVNCGSVNSHVGKARVCAYASAKGGVKLLTKSTAVAYAARGIRVNAVCPGYIDTPMMQGLGEEVTKYLVGLHPMGRSGRPEEVAKAVLFLASDDASFITGTILLVDGGYTAV, encoded by the coding sequence ATGAAGAGATTTGAGCGGAAAGTGGTCATTGTCACCGGCGGAGCGAGCGGGATTGGGGCAGCGGCCGTCCGACTGTTCGCCGAAGAAGGAGCGAAGGTTGTCATCGCGGATTTGTCCGAACAAGGGCAAGGATTGCGCACTGAATTATATGCACACGGGTTTGATTCCTATTTTATTCAGACGGACGTATCCAAAGAAGATGACGTGATGCGAATGGTCGATCAGACCGTTCAGAGATATGGCAGACTGGACGTATTGTTTGCCAACGCCGGGATCGGAAGTGATGGACCCACGGATCAGGTCGATTATGAGGATTGGCGGCGTACGATTGATATTAACTTGACCGGCGTGTTTCTCTGCAACAAGCATGCCATCAAGCAAATGTTGAAGCAGGAGAGCAAAGGCGCTATCGTCAATTGCGGATCGGTCAACAGTCATGTCGGCAAAGCGAGAGTCTGTGCCTATGCTTCGGCGAAAGGCGGCGTCAAGCTGTTGACCAAATCGACGGCCGTCGCTTATGCAGCCCGAGGCATTCGCGTAAATGCCGTATGTCCCGGATATATCGATACGCCCATGATGCAGGGGCTTGGCGAGGAAGTGACCAAGTATTTGGTCGGACTTCATCCGATGGGAAGATCGGGCAGGCCGGAAGAGGTGGCGAAAGCGGTTCTGTTCTTAGCCAGCGATGACGCCTCCTTCATTACCGGCACGATCTTGCTGGTGGATGGAGGATACACAGCGGTGTAG
- a CDS encoding TetR/AcrR family transcriptional regulator: MAERKKRTYDASRTKEIILDAAEQLFAEHGYSAARIDAIASASGYNKSLIYQYFQDKLGLYTEVVRRADRLGNQMFEELAGDMLSDETTFSDPDKFKRLLEKVIAISYQFMSEHPSYLKIYSWEAAEEWKTWKKISYSPDDIFQFYKLAQRAKENGIIRQDMDAMMVPIVMMNAVIPFVQSFRRLNEMLDDEADWTMPQERFREQIVKFVIHGVMEPSLL; this comes from the coding sequence ATGGCGGAAAGAAAGAAAAGGACGTATGACGCTTCAAGAACGAAGGAGATCATCCTTGACGCGGCTGAACAGTTATTTGCCGAGCACGGATACTCGGCGGCGCGGATCGACGCAATCGCAAGTGCCTCGGGATATAATAAGAGCCTGATCTATCAATATTTTCAGGATAAGCTGGGGCTCTATACCGAAGTCGTCAGACGGGCCGATCGGCTGGGAAATCAAATGTTCGAAGAGTTGGCGGGCGATATGCTGTCCGATGAGACTACGTTCTCGGATCCTGACAAGTTCAAGCGGTTGCTTGAAAAAGTGATCGCCATTTCGTATCAGTTTATGTCGGAGCACCCCAGTTACTTAAAAATCTACTCCTGGGAAGCTGCGGAGGAGTGGAAGACATGGAAAAAAATCTCGTACTCCCCGGATGATATTTTCCAATTTTATAAGCTGGCGCAAAGGGCAAAAGAGAACGGCATCATTCGGCAGGATATGGATGCGATGATGGTGCCGATCGTCATGATGAATGCGGTCATTCCGTTCGTGCAGTCCTTTAGACGACTCAACGAGATGCTGGATGACGAGGCGGACTGGACGATGCCGCAAGAACGCTTCAGAGAACAGATCGTAAAATTCGTGATTCATGGGGTAATGGAGCCGTCCCTATTATAA
- a CDS encoding linear amide C-N hydrolase produces the protein MSTVFQLHQDGKIVVCKNQDVIYDGVFLFTNHRGIRKTALMLPPALPATWVSRYGSLTVSQNGKESPNGGMNEQGLVVEQTTLWTTEHPPADDKHTVNELQWIQYMLDTCATVREVLQAAATIRIDQSTSKLHYLIADRSGDCAIIEFLNGNMQIYEDHLPAPIMANSPYAQAWDEIMSGITDWTGRDEYEQNSMKRVLAVWERTKKKTIQSEMVDIGFETLEEAKREDTVFSIVYDLVNMEIHANTNRNRERRKIRIAEFDFSKGSSSLAADLQKLQGPNAREQFVAYTTQFNHHVVHSFFRDENMTSIFHWDISDEVIRFLAQYPESFG, from the coding sequence ATGAGCACTGTGTTTCAACTTCATCAGGATGGAAAAATAGTTGTATGCAAAAATCAAGATGTTATTTACGATGGTGTGTTCTTATTTACAAACCATAGAGGCATCCGCAAAACCGCTCTTATGCTGCCGCCGGCCCTTCCTGCAACGTGGGTATCCCGCTATGGCAGTCTGACCGTCTCCCAGAACGGCAAGGAAAGCCCTAATGGCGGAATGAATGAACAGGGCCTCGTCGTGGAGCAGACTACGCTGTGGACAACGGAACATCCCCCGGCGGATGACAAGCATACTGTGAATGAATTGCAATGGATTCAATATATGCTCGACACTTGCGCTACGGTCAGGGAAGTGCTGCAAGCAGCGGCAACGATTCGGATTGACCAGAGCACATCTAAATTGCACTACCTGATTGCGGATCGAAGCGGCGACTGTGCGATTATCGAATTTTTGAACGGAAATATGCAAATTTATGAAGACCATCTGCCCGCTCCGATTATGGCCAATTCCCCTTATGCGCAGGCATGGGATGAAATCATGTCCGGGATTACCGATTGGACAGGCCGAGACGAATACGAGCAAAACTCCATGAAGCGCGTTCTTGCCGTGTGGGAGCGAACAAAGAAAAAAACAATTCAATCGGAGATGGTCGATATTGGATTTGAGACGCTGGAGGAGGCAAAGCGGGAAGATACAGTCTTTAGCATCGTATATGATCTAGTAAACATGGAGATCCATGCGAATACCAACCGGAACCGTGAAAGAAGGAAGATTCGGATAGCCGAGTTCGATTTTTCTAAAGGATCGTCATCCTTAGCAGCCGACCTGCAAAAGCTTCAAGGCCCCAACGCGAGGGAACAGTTCGTGGCCTATACTACACAGTTTAATCACCACGTCGTACATTCTTTCTTTAGAGACGAAAACATGACTTCTATATTTCATTGGGACATCTCAGATGAAGTAATCCGCTTTTTGGCGCAATACCCCGAATCGTTCGGTTAG